A window of the Hevea brasiliensis isolate MT/VB/25A 57/8 chromosome 6, ASM3005281v1, whole genome shotgun sequence genome harbors these coding sequences:
- the LOC131180666 gene encoding uncharacterized protein LOC131180666, whose translation MVTYEGASQVKENKMDSLICQYELFKMKSDETISQMYDRFVQIIEDIKSLRKTFTNEELVKKILRSLPKEWLPKVISLKDSKDLSKVQLDELLENLIDYEMTLKREQVAEPNKAKKNIAFKVFSENSSDDDEEFDEEELALVAKRIRKMLFQNKKFIPKRNFKKDKGESSKRKPLIWFECNNPGHIRTDCPILKKSFKKFKKKALKATWDESSDSEDEEIGDQVAQMCFIAMEESSNEVTLNDDFIEFSYDELVSALKVMNNELELSHKKNKLLKSELASLRKENETLIKDDKLLDSNVQKSLDELSLENEKLRNEIAELKTSLSKFAKGKDKLDAILDSQRSPSIKYGLGYSKFAQAPPKTIFVKVSSSSEPSPQVLSPKWSNPKG comes from the coding sequence ATGGTTACTTATGAGGGTGCTAGCCAAGTGAAGGAGAATAAGATGGATTCTCTCATTTGTCAATATGAGTTATTCAAGATGAAATCGGATGAGACCATTAGTCAAATGTATGATAGGTTTGTGCAGATTATAGAAGATATTAAATCCCTTAGGAAGACATTCACAAATGAGGAGCTAGTGAAGAAGATTCTAAGAAGTCTTCCTAAGGAGTGGCTACCCAAAGTAATTTCACTCAAGGATTCTAAAGACTTGAGTAAGGTGCAACTTGATGAGCTGTTGGAAAATCTCATTGACTATGAGATGACCCTCAAAAGAGAACAAGTGGCAGAACCCAACAAGGCCAAGAAGAAcattgccttcaaagtgttttctGAAAACtctagtgatgatgatgaagagttTGATGAAGAAGAATTGGCCCTAGTGGCAAAGAGAATAAGGAAGATGCTCTTCCAAAATAAGAAGTTCATTCCAAAGAGGAACTTCAAGAAGGACAAGGGTGAAAGTAGTAAGAGGAAACCTCTCATATGGTTTGAATGCAACAACCCAGGTCACATTAGAACGGATTGTCCCATATTGAAGAAGTCTTTCAAGAAATTCAAGAAGAAGGCTCTTAAAGCAACATGGGATGAATCAAGTGACTCCGAAGATGAGGAGATTGGTGATCAAGTTGCCCAAATGTGCTTCATAGCAATGGAGGAAAGCTCCAATGAGGTAACTTTAAatgatgattttattgaattttcttatgatgaactaGTTAGTGCTCTTAAAGTTATGAATAATGAATTAGAATTAAGTCATAAGAAAAATAAACTTTTGAAAAGTGAGCTTGCTAGTTTGAGGAAGGAGAATGAGACCTTAATTAAGGATGATAAACTTTTAGATAGTAATGTGCAAAAATCCTTAGATGAGCTTtcattagaaaatgagaagttgagaaatgaaattgctgAGCTAAAAACTTCTCTCTCCAAATTTGCTAAAGGAAAGGACAAACTTGATGCAATTTTGGACTCTCAAAGGTCTCCTAGCATCAAGTATGGACTTGGCTATAGCAAATTTGCCCAAGCACCTCCTAAGACCATTTTTGTTAAAGTATCTAGTTCTAGTGAGCCTAGTCCCCAAGTGCTTAGTCCAAAATGGTCCAATCCTAAAGGATAA